The Nostoc sp. 'Peltigera membranacea cyanobiont' N6 genome contains the following window.
GTCGAATGATTTACCCATAGATGGGGATGGCAAAATTCGGCGAGCATTATTGTACGTAAATTTAAATAATGGCGATGTTCTCGAAAGCTTTGCTCTAAAACTAGCATTGTTGTACTTGAAACCTGAAGGTATTACTGCCAAACCAGCAACAACTAACTCTAATTTTTTGCAGTTAAATCGGGGTATTTTCCCGATTTTTGAACCTAATGATGGGGGTTATGTCCGAGCAGATGCGGGGAGTTATCAAGTGCTGTTGAACTATCGAGGACGGATACAGCAGTTTACTAAAGTCTCTCTCTCCCAAGTGCAAGAGAACCTCATTCCACCAGACTTAATGCGAGACAAGGTGGTATTAATTGGTGCTACCGCCGAGAGTTTAAAGGATTTATTCTATACGCCTTACAGCAGTAATGTCTTGACTGAGCCGGAACGGATGGCGGGTGTGACAATTCACGCTAATTTAATTAGTCAAGTTTTAAGTACAGCAATGGAAGGTCGCCCGTTGCTCAAGTGTTTACCCGATCCGGTAGAATGGCTATCAATTTTAATTTGGTCAATTATTGGTGCTAGTTTGTGTTGGCTGCAACGCCACAGTAGCAACCAGAAAACTCTCATGGCTGTTAGCATTTTTATCGCGGGTGGCGGTTTAATTGGTGGTAGTTTTTTGGCATTTTTGGCTGGTTGGTGGATTCCTGTTGTTCCTTCATTGATGGCATTTGCAGGTTCTGCGATCGCACTTACTCAGTATATTGCTCAAAGTGCTACCGAGATGCGAAAAACCCTCGGCCGCTATTTAACTGATGAGATTGTCGCCAATATCCTCGAAACTCCTTCTGGGTTAAAGCTAGGGGGAGAACGCCGAAAAGTTACGGTTCTCGTGTCTGATTTAAGAGGATTCTCGGCTATTTCTGAACAATTGCCCCCGGAAGAAGTAGTCAAAATTTTGAATCTTTATCTGGGAACAATGACAGATGTAATTAACCAGTATAAAGGCACGATTAATGAGTTTATGGGTGATGGCATTTTTGTGATATTTGGTGCGCCAATTAGTCGCATAGATGATTCTCAAAGAGCGATCGCCTGTGCTATTGCCATGCAATTGGCAATGCAACAAGTAAACGAACAAAATCGGCAAATGAATTTTCCAATTCTCGAAATGGGAATTGGGATGAATACGGGTGAAGTTGTGGCTGGAAATGTTGGTTCTCAAAAACGCGCTCAATATACAGTTATTGGCAGCCATGTTAATTTGGCTGCCCGAATTGAGTCTTATACCGTGGGAGGACAGATTTTAATTTCCGAAAATACCTGTAAAGATGCCAATATTGACCTCCAAATTGCTGGACAAATAAGAATAGAACCGAAAGGAATTAAATATCCTGTGACAATTTGTGAAATTCGTGGCATTGGCGGAAAATATAATTTATTCTTGCCTCAAGATGATGAAAAAATAGTCATTCTCCCTCAAGAAGTACCTGTGGAATATACCATTTTGCAGGGAAAACATGCAGTGGGAACAGTATTTATCGGAGCATTGATTAGCCTCTCAGAAAAAGGGGCGCAATTGCGATCGCCACATTCTTTAGAACTCTTGAGTAATCTCAAACTCAAGCTATTGATTGAAACAGAACTAGCTACAGAAGAAGAACATATCTATGCCAAGACGATCCAACAGTCTAAAGTTGACGAGCATCTTTTCTTGCTTCGGTTTACAGCTGTTCCCCCAAAAGCGATCGCAATTCTCAATGCACTGCGTCAGCTGGGGTGAGATTAAGGCATCAATCTTGAAATGGTAACAAAGGGAGGTGGATGTAAATAGAGTAAACCGAAAAATTAGGTAGTCTAGTTTTTTCTAAAACAGTAACAATTGTTGCTGATAGAACCAAGCGATCGCGGTAAGATTTTGGACTTAAGCCCGATATAACTCCAATAACTCATAATTTTCAACGAATAATTAATAATTCGTAAGTTCTGCTATGAAGCAACTCACTTGAGTTCTGGAGTTAAAAATATGATTTCTTCTAAAACTGAGATTCAATTACATCCAAGAACAAATGACAAACGGAAACAAATTTCAAAGATTAGTCGAACTTGCAAATGATTATGGAATTATTTGCGAACCAACACCAGAAGAATGTTTGATTGCAACCTTGCCTGGAGACGATGATTTCTTATTAGCTTTTACTTGGTCTGGTACTGTTGAGGGAGAGCCGCCAGAGCATGAATTAATTGCAATTAGCGTACAAGATATAGTCAAAGAAGTTACCGTTGCAGCTTGGCAAATTCCTTTTTATTTATTCGGAAACGTTTTAAGACAAGCTCAAATGCTTGTCGCTGCCCACAAAGATTTTGTTAGCTAAGAGACAAGCCATAGCTAAAAACTGCTATCCCTGTCAACTATCTGTGGCAGGGATTTTTATTTCAACCACTGCTTTAAAGATTTATAAAATATTATCTGTTGAAAGAAAAATAAGAAAGAATTAATCCCTTCTTTTATTAATTATATAGAACGATACATAGCAGTTAGCCCACCGTAAACAAAGTTAAAGTATTCTAAGATTTTTAACTATTTGTAATTAACTCAAACTTTATATACTCAAAATTATACATCTCAATGATAGGACTTAAGGGCAAGTAGATAACTGTATGCGTATGTGACTTAAGCGCCGATCGTAGCAGTTTGGGATAAGGGACTTCCAAATAAAAAAATATCCAATTAACTCCTGTGGGGTGGGCGTCTCGCCCGCCCAGTCTATATGGCGGGCAAGATGCCCACCCCACAATATTGGATAATTTATTTCTTGGAGTTCCCTAAGCACAATTTATAACACTGCAAACCCCTTTCAGAGAAGAATATTCCTCTCTTGCCTCCAGCCTGAAGAAGCTAGCAGCCTACTTACTGAAGAAGCTAGCAGCCTACTTACTATTATTGGGGAAGCTATAACCATGACCAGGCATAACCGCGGAGTACTTTTTCTGCAAGCTTTAGGACAGAGAAAATGGCTTCTGGAAGAAAAACATCCTTCTATCGTCGCCAGCCTAAAGGAGCTAGCAAGACTCTACTATTATCAAGGACGTTATGACCAAGCCGAAGAATTGTTAGTGGAAGCTTTAGAACAGAAAAAACGGCTGCTGAAAAAAAAACATCCTTTTGTCACCACCAGCCGAAACAACCTAGCAGTCTACTATTCTCAAGGACGCTATGACCAGGAGGAAGAGTTGTTAGTGGAAGCTTTAGGAGAGAAAAAACGGCTACTAGGAGAAGAACATCCTTCTATCGTCGCCAGCCCGAACAACATAGTATACCATTCTCAAGGATGCTCTGACCAGGAGGAAGAGTTGTTAGTGGAAGCTTTAGGAGAGAAAAAACGGCTGCTAGGAGAAGAACATCCTTCTATCGTCACCAACCTGAACAACCTAGCGTCACTTTATGATTTTCAAAAACGCTACGACGAAGCCGAGCGGCTGTATCTGCAAGCTTTAGCAGTGTTTAAACACCTGCTGGAGACTTATCCAGAATGTTAATTTAGTCTGAAGTTCCCGAATTGCAAAGATAGAGAAAACTTCTAATCCATGCAGGGGACTAGTCAAGCGGTATAGTCAGGTTCAGCCCCAATACTTCTCGGTTAAGCATTTTTAATTCGGAATCGGGTTTTGGGAAAAGGTTACTGGGTTTAGGGTAAAAGTTTTTTCTTGCCACTTTCCCCTTCACCTTTTCCCCTTAACCGAGCAGTATTAGGTTTAGCCCTCTCTCTTCATACTTTTTTTGGGCAAAGATATTGGTTTATAAACATTGGCTAAGTAGTTGGCTCAAAGCCATCACGGCTTTAAGAACACTGTACACAGATATTGCGTTGAGAGAGTTGATACTAAAGGCACTTACTCTCTTCAGTTCTGCACGACTGGCGGCAGCCAACCGAAAACTGAAGCGGGAAATTAGCGATGTCTACGACGAACTTCTCTACGAGACGCTACGCGATCGCTTGCTCAAGCAGGAAGAAATTGCGATCGAACAAAGCGAGATTCGCTACCGTGCCATTGTAGAAGATCAGACTGAAATGATTGCCCGATATTTACTAGACGGCAGACTCACGTTTTTCAACAAAGCTTTTGCGCTTTATTTTGGGCGATCGCCAGAGGAACTGCTCGGCAGCCACGATCGGCCGATTATCTTGGAGGCAGATCGGGAGCGAGTTGCTGAATTTGTAGCTTTAATTAGTGCTGATAATCCCGTTGTGATTATTGAGAATCGCGTGGTTGTGGCAGGTGAGGTGCGTTGGACTAAGTGGCATAACCGAATGATATTTGACGAGCAAGGATGCTTTCTGGAATTTCAATCGGTGGGATACGATATCACAGAATTCAAGCAAATTGAAGAAACACTTTTTCAAGAAAAAGAATTAGCCCAGGTGACGTTGCAATCGATCGGAGATGCAGTTCTTACCACAGATGGGTTTGGCAGGATTAAATACCTCAATCCGGTTGCAAAATCTCTGCTTGGATGTAGTGAAACATCCGCAGAAGGGTTGCCGTTAGAAGAAGTCTTTGGAATTGTCCATGAAGCGACACGGGAGACAGTTAAGAACCCAATTGAGCAAGCATTAAAGGAAAATCAAACCGTGAGTTTAGCAAACCATACCGTCTTAATTAATCAGAACAATCAAGAAATTGCGATTCAAGATTCAGCCGCGCCCATTCGCAATCGTCAGGGAGAAGTGATTGGCGCGGTTATGGTGTTTCGGGACGTGACTCAGAACCGCTTGCTTTCGCGTCAGCTATCCTGGCAGGCAAGTCATGATGCCTTAACCGGATTGGTGAATCGCCAGGAGTTTGAGCAGCAAATTGAACAAGCATTGCATCTTGCCAAATTTGACTACCAGATTCATGCGCTGTGCTATTTGGATCTCGATCACTTCAAAATTGTAAATGATACCTGTGGCCATCTGGCTGGAGACGAATTACTGCGTCAAATTACTATCCTATTGCAGGAGAAGATTCGGAAAACTGACACACTGGCACGGTTAGGGGGCGATGAATTTGGCCTATTGCTCAGTCAGTGTCTGCCGGAGCAAGCTTTACGAGTTGCCAACGATCTGCTTGAATGTATTCAAGAGTTCCGGTTTGTTTGGCAAGAGCATGTATTCTCAATTGGAGTAAGTATCGGCTTAGTGGGTATTGACGCGAATAGCGAGAGCCTTGTAGAGATTATCAAGACAGCTGACGCAGCTTGCTATACCGCGAAGAACCGGGGGCGCAATCGCGTGTACTTTGCTCAGACTGACGATCGGGAGCGACTGCAACAGCGCGGGGAGATGGAGTGGGCTAACTGCATTTCTCATGCCTTGGAAAGTGATTGGTTTTGTCTCTATGTTCAACCCATTGCCTCTATCACTCCGGTGGCTGAAAACGGCGACTATTATGAAGTGCTGCTGCGGCTCCACGATGAGCAGGGAAATTTAGTGCTGCCGATGACGTTTATTCCAGCAGCAGAACGTTACCACTTGATGCACCTGATCGATCGATGGGTAATTCGGACTCTGTTCAGTAATTGGACAAGGATTGTTGGCGATAAACAAAGCATCTATGCGATTAACCTTTCTGGCTCTAGCATCAACGACGATCGGTTTATTGACTTTTTGTATGAGCAGTTTACCCTACACTCCATCTCACCCCAGTGCATTTGCTTTGAAATTACCGAGACTGTGGCGATCGCCAACTTGAGCAAAGCCAGACAGTTCATTCAGTCACTTCAACAGATGGGCTGTCGCTTTGCGTTAGACGATTTTGGGGTGGGGATGTCGTCGTTTGCTTATCTCAAGTCTCTGCCTGTAGATTACCTCAAAATTGACGGGAGCTTTATTCGTAACATGATCGAGAATCCTGTGGATAATGCGATCGTGACAGCAATCACACACATTAGCAATGTGATGGGTATTAAGACGATTGCTGAGTTTGTAGAAAATGACGCAATTTTAGAGCGAATTACGGCACTAGGAATTGATTACGCACAGGGATATGGCATTGGAATGCCTCGCCCATTGGGGTCAATACTTGTCGGTTAAGGGGAAAAGGGGAAGGTGGGGCCCCTTCTGGGGATAAGGGGCGAGGGGAAAGAAAAAACCTTTAATATCATGTCCGCTTGATTGCTTATTAAACCCGAAGAACCCCACCCCGCCAAAGCTACGCTTTGTCTCCCCTCCCCGCAGGCGGGGAGGGGCTGGGGGTGGGGTGCAATGACTGTGGAAATCATAGGTTTAGTAAGTAATCAAGCGGACATGATATAGGATTACTATTTGATTTTTGAACAACACGTAGGGTGTGTTATAGCGAAGCGTAACACACCATTTTCAAGGGTTTGGTGCGTTAGACTAAAGTCATAACGCACCCTACAAATACTTAATGTTTTTCATAAATCAAACCGCATTCCTATATAACTCAAAAAATTAAAGCTGTAGTTACTACAACTCTTTCTGTGTTAACTACAAAAGAAGCTGTAGTTAATAACGTTTCTACTTTTATAAGTAATGCTTAAGTTGTTGTAACTACAGCTTAAACAGTATTTATCAATGCTCAGGGTGTTATAACTAATCCTTAAGTCGTTGTTATTACAGTTTAAGCTGTTGTTATGAATGTTTAAGTTGTAATTAATAATTTTCCTCGTTTGATAAGTAACGCTTAAGTTGTTGTTATTACGCTTGAAGTTGTGCTTAGAAACATTCAAGTTATCGTTAAGGCACAAAAACACGAGCATAAATTAATTTTCCCAGTTTTTATCTGTTTTATCTGGATTTTTAACTGCCTGCTACTCAATTGCTATTCAAAACGGTAGCCTAAGAGAATCCAGCAACTCACACATTACATCATGTTACCTAAACCTAAAAAGCACTGGACTCCTTCAAATTGGGCAAGTTGGAAGCCTTTTGGTATCGGCGAACAGTACCCCAACAATTTTTGGGAGGTATTTCGCGCAATCTGGCTGTCTCGTGACAAACTACCTTATGCGTGGAATATTCTCGATAAAGGTGTCTGCGATGGTTGCGCTCTCGGAACAACTGGGATGAAGGATTGGACTTTAGATGGGATTCATCTCTGCAATGTGCGGTTGCGGCTATTGCGGATGAATACGATGCCAGCTTTTGACCCTGTGCTATTGGAGGATGTCTCGCAGTTGCAGAAGCAAAAAAGTGCCCAATTACGCGACTTGGGAAGACTCCCTTATCCGATGATTCGTGAACGAGGGGAAAAAGGCTTTCGTCGTGTTAGTTGGGATGAAGCTTTAGGGGTGATTAGCGATCGCATCCACTCCACAACACCAGATCGCCTCAGTTTTTATGTTACCAGTCGCGGTACTGTCAACGAAACTTATTATGCTACCCAAAAAGCTGTCCGAGCAATGGGCAGCAATAATATTGATAACGCTGCCCGCATTTGCCATTCTCCCAGTACAGCAGGACTAAAAGCTGCTTTGGGTGCTGGTGCTACCACCTGTTCTTATAAAGACTGGATTGGTACTGATTTATTAGTCTTCATTGGCTCTAATGTTGCCAATAATCAGCCTGTTACCGTTAAGTATCTCCATTACGCCAAGAAAGCTGGCACAAAAATTGTAGTTATTAATACTTACCGCGAACCAGGAATGGAGCGCTACTGGGTTCCCTCAATTGTAGAAAGTGCCGTTTTCGGTACAAAGTTTGCCGAAGACTTCTTCTTAATTAACATGGGTGGGGATATAGCATTTTTAAATGGCACTATTAAACATATAATTGCTAACAACTGGGTAGACCAGTCATTTATAGATTTACACACAGTTGGCTTTGCTGAACTCAAAGCATCGTTAGAAAGCCAATCTTGGGAAGAATTAGAGCGGCTTTCTGGAACATCCCGCGAGTCAATGTACGCTTTTGCCAAAATGGTCAAAGAAGCGAATAAAGCCGTATTTGTTTGGAGTATGGGCATTACTCAGCATGAATGCGGTGAAGATAATGTGCGAAGTATTATTAATTTAGCTCTCACCAAAGGTTTTGTCGGTCGGGAAGGCTGCGGTTTAATGCCAATTCGCGGACACTCTGGGGTGCAGGGTGGTGCAGAGATGGGATGTTACGCGACAGTATTTCCTGGTGGTAAACTTATCACTCCAGAAAATGCTGCCCAATTGAGTCAGGATTGGGGCTTTGATGTGCCAGCAAGTAAAGGTTTAATTGCTCCAGAAATGATTAATGCCGCACATCAGGGCGAATTAGATGTGTTGGTTTCTGTGGGCGGGAATTTTTTAGAAGTGCTGCCAGAACCAGATTATGTGGAAGCCGCGCTGAAGAAAATACCACTGCGGGTACATATAGATATTGTTCTCTCCAGCCAAATGTTGGTGGAACCTGCTGATACTGTGGTGCTTTTACCTGCGACGACTCGCTACGAAATACCAGGAGGAGTCACAGAAACTAACACCGAACGCCGGGTAATTTTCAGTCCAGAAATTCCGGGGCAGCGCATTGGGGAAGCGCGTCCAGAGTGGGAAGTCTTTTTAGAATTGGCAAGGCGGGTAAAACCAGATTTGGCAGATAAGCTAGCTTTTGCTGACACAGCTGCTATCCGTCAAGAAATTGCTCAAGTTGTCCCGCAATATGCCGGTATTCAACATTTACAGCAAGCTGGCGATCAATTTCAATATGGTGGCTCACATTTGTGCTTTGGTTGGAACTTCCCTACAGCCGATGGTAAGGCACATTTTGGCGTATTATTGCCACGCCAAAGAGAATTACCAGAAGGTTATTTCTTAGTAGCAACGCGCCGAGGCAAACAATTTAATAGTATGGTGCAGGAACGCAAGGATGCAATTACTGGGGCAATGCGAGAGGCGGTGCTAATCAATGCTGCTGATGCTGCACAGTTGGATTTAAAAGATGGGGATAAGGTAATTCTCAAGAATGATTTAGGTGAGTTGTTGTGTCAAGTCTATATTGCGCCAATTCAGTCAGGAAACTTGCAAGTACATTGGCCAGAAGGGAATGTGTTATTAGATAAAAGTAAGCGATCGCTTGAAGGTGTTCCTGATTATAATGCGATCGCACGGTTGGAAAAACAAACCTAATATTACCGCTTTCCCTCTTATATCATGTCTGGATAAATACTTGTCATTACGAACGCAGCGATAGCGAAGTGAAGTAATCGCAGAGTCCGCAGCGATTGCTTCGTTCCACTCCGTTTCACTCGCAATGACATATCGTAAGTGATTAAGCGGACTTGGTATTACACTATTTCAATGCGGAAGGACAGTTAATGCCTACACCTGAAGAAATTGCACAGTGGGAAACGGAACACGCCGAATAGGATTAGCAATTATTATTCCACTGGCATCAAATTCATATTAGGATCATTTATTCTCAACAACTTCTATACCTGTCCTAGCTACTGATTTAATATCAACACCCTGAGCGTTTAGCAGCACTATTATAGTAGTATTTTGATTGGGGAGATATGCCAGCAATGTTGTGAAGCCATAAGCTATACCACTATGGCCAATTGCTTTTTCCATAGGAGATGAGAAGCGTTCTACACCTAACCCATAGCTATAGCTTTCGCCATTATCTTTAAATTTCAGCATTTCTTTCATCATCTTTGACGAAAGTAAGCTTTTTTTGACAAATAGCGCTTTAGCGAACTTGGCTAAATCCTCTGCTGTTGAAACCAATCCACCATCTCCCAAACCATTGCCATCATTGACATCGGCGTAGCTATCTAGCTTACCATCCTTATTGCGATCGCTATAACCTGTAGCTACTTCGCCAATTGTCGGTTCGCGCAATTCTGTGAAGGTATGTTTTAATCCCAATGGTTTTAAAATCTGACTGCGGATTGCTTGGGCGAGAGTTCCCCTAGTGATATTTTCAACAATCAGTTCCAAAAGAATGTAGTTGCAATCAGTATAAATAAATTTTTCTCCGGGATTTGCCTTTGGTTCTTCTTGGTACATATACGGAATAGCTTCTCTGGCTGTCCAAGGCTGCGAGCGACTTCTTTTTGCAGTAGCTTGAATAAACTCTTTTGTATCTAGGTATTCAGCAACACCACTGGTATGGTTGAGCAATTGACGAACTGTAATTTTATCGCTGTTGACAATATGAGGAGTGATGTCTCTTGGTAAGTATGTTGCGATCGCCCGATCTAATCCTATCTTCCCTTGCTCTACTAATTTCAGCACAACCACCGCCATAAAAGTTTTACTCATACTGGCGATGGAAAAACCATCCGTGGTTTTCATCCGGGTTTTTGTTGACAAGCTATTGACACCAGATGCTCCCACCCAAGAACCTTTGGGTGTAGAAATATACATTACTGCGCCAGGAATTTTTTCTTCAACAACTATCTCATTTAAGAGTGTCTGTAGTTGAGAACTTTTTCCGACGGTGGAGGTAGACATGATTTGTTTAGCAAAAGATTTTTCAATTACTTTTTGACTAATGTTATTACCCACTAGATATCCTGCTAAACCAAGAGAAATCACAAAGACTATTGCAAATAAAATTTTCCTGAAAGCCAAAAATTTTAGGTTCATTTTACTTCCTAAACAGAAACCTAGCAATTTAGTTCAACTGAACAAAGTAGTTGGTGAGCATCAAAGAGACATCTGATATACAAATAGCATTACTCTGTTTCCAGATTAGTATCAAAATTTCAATTTACCAACTCTCATAAATATGACAATGCAAACTAAAAGCAAAACCCAAGCCACTGTTTGGGTAATGGAAAAAGGTCAAGTCCGGCCTCGTTTAGATCATCTCACTACTGAGGAACCTTTGGAAATTCGCCTTACCCCTTTCCAGAAGACGGTAGCTGTAACAATGCGAACACCAGGGGCAGATTTTGAACTAGCAGCTGGTTTTCTCTACAGTGAAGGAGTGGTTAGCCGCAGAGAAGATATCCGACGGATAAGCTACTGCGTTGATGAATTAGTAGATGGCGAGCAACGCCATAATATCGTAAATGTAGAATTGCGGGATGGGTTGATTCCAGACTTACAGCCTTTGGAACGTCATTTTTACACTAGTAGCGCCTGTGGGGTGTGTGGTAAAGCTAGCCTTGAGGCTTTGCGTCTGCGGGGATGTCCGATGATTCCTTCTGGGCCAACGGTAACACCTGAAATCGTATACAGCTTACCTGATAAGCTCCGCGCGGCTCAAGGTATCTTCAGGGCTACAGGAGGTTTGCACGCTGCGGCTATCTTCGATACTCAAGGAAATTTATTGAACCTGCGGGAGGATGTTGGGCGACACAATGCTTTGGATAAATTGATTGGTTCAGCTTTTCTCAGTGACGAGTTGCCTTTAAATAATTGTATTGTCTTAGTGAGCGGACGCTCTAGTTTTGAAATTTTGCAAAAGTCTACAACTGCTGGAGTTCCCATTGTTTGTTCTGTTTCCGCTCCCAGTAGTTTAGCAGTGTCTGTCGCCAAAGAATTTGGGATTACCCTAATTGGATTTTTGCGCGGAGAACGGTTCAATATTTACACTGGTTTACAAAGAATAAACACCCTAGAGCAACAGTAGACTCTCAAACCTCCATTCAATCATTTTTTGTACCTAAGATTATATTTAGGATTTGTCTAATGACTAATGAATTTTCATCAAATATTGTGTCAATGTAAACGCATCTACACCCAATTCAGTCCGCTCTTGGGCGGCTATTATACCTGCTTGGGAATGCCACCAAGCAGCAGTTGCTACTATATCTTCTACGGGAATCTGTTTAGTTGCTGCTTGCGCCAACAATCCACCCAGTAGCCCAGTTAACACGTCACCGCTACCGCCACGCGCCAGGGCGGGTGTACTTTCAGCAACGATCCAAACACCACCTTGAGGGTTTGCGATCGCAGTTCTTGCCCCTTTCAACAACACCACCGCTCCACTTTGCGCTGCTGCTTCCTGTACTGCTTTCACCCTGTCATCTTTGGCATCGGCGACATCAGGAAACAATCGCTGGAATTCGCCAGTGTGGGGTGTGAGTACGGTTACGGCAAGACGTTTTTTTAAAGTAGCGATCGCTCCCATTTGTGCGAGGATATTTAAACCATCGGCATCGAGAATCAAAGGGCGATCGCTCTTAATTACCTCTTGGACAACGGGAGTAGCATCTCGTGTTAAACCGGGGCCACAAGCGATCGCATTAAAGGAACTCAGATCGGTGTTTTCTGGTAATTGTAGGTGAGCAATGGCTCCACTTTCCGTCTCTGGACAACCGACAATTAGCGCTTCTGGCAAGTGTGACACCAAAAGAGATTTCAACGATTCGGGTACGGCAATGGAAAGCATCCCCACACCACTAGCCCTAGCACCCAAACCAGTTAAAATTGCTCCACCTGCATAGCGCCGCGAACCACAAATCAACAGTAAATGTCCTTCCTGATATTTGTGGGTAACTGGTGGACGAGGTAGGGGTAGAGTAGCGAGTGCCATTGCTGGCGTAATGCGTTTAATCCTGGGTGCATCTTTTAAAACAGCTTCTACATCAGCTAAAGGAATATCAAAATCGATTAACTCAGCTTTGCCGAGATATTCCAGCGCCCGATCTTGGAAGAAAGCTAGTTTCCATAAACCTAAACAAAAAGTATGAGTAGCGCGAATGGCAGTTCCTAATACAACGCCAGTGTCGGTGTGTAAACCTGAAGGTAAATCGATACTATAAATTGGCACAGACAATTCATTTAGCTGATTAATTGCAGAGGCGATGGGATCGGTGAGGTTTTTTTCTAAACCAAACCCAAACAAGCCATCAATCAACAAATCAGAATCTGGCAGTTGCTCAATTGTTTGATAAATTGGAATGCCCAAACTTTTAGCATATTGTAAGTGCTGTGAAGTTAATTCCTTAAGCTTAGAGAAAGGAGAATAAATCCAAACCTCATCCCCGCGAAAGTATAATTCACGGGCTACTACTAAAGCATCCGCGCCATTATGACCGGGGCCAACAAGAATTCCGACACGATATCCCCTTTTTAAAGAGATGTTTGA
Protein-coding sequences here:
- a CDS encoding serine hydrolase domain-containing protein, with protein sequence MNLKFLAFRKILFAIVFVISLGLAGYLVGNNISQKVIEKSFAKQIMSTSTVGKSSQLQTLLNEIVVEEKIPGAVMYISTPKGSWVGASGVNSLSTKTRMKTTDGFSIASMSKTFMAVVVLKLVEQGKIGLDRAIATYLPRDITPHIVNSDKITVRQLLNHTSGVAEYLDTKEFIQATAKRSRSQPWTAREAIPYMYQEEPKANPGEKFIYTDCNYILLELIVENITRGTLAQAIRSQILKPLGLKHTFTELREPTIGEVATGYSDRNKDGKLDSYADVNDGNGLGDGGLVSTAEDLAKFAKALFVKKSLLSSKMMKEMLKFKDNGESYSYGLGVERFSSPMEKAIGHSGIAYGFTTLLAYLPNQNTTIIVLLNAQGVDIKSVARTGIEVVENK
- a CDS encoding NAD(P)H-hydrate dehydratase, whose protein sequence is MQNRQEKISQVVVTAGQMHDIEDRIFAAGMPVVALMEKVAGLIARRIQEIPPTHASRSTWRDPIALSVSPWEKTALAHLNKGGYVPSNISLKRGYRVGILVGPGHNGADALVVARELYFRGDEVWIYSPFSKLKELTSQHLQYAKSLGIPIYQTIEQLPDSDLLIDGLFGFGLEKNLTDPIASAINQLNELSVPIYSIDLPSGLHTDTGVVLGTAIRATHTFCLGLWKLAFFQDRALEYLGKAELIDFDIPLADVEAVLKDAPRIKRITPAMALATLPLPRPPVTHKYQEGHLLLICGSRRYAGGAILTGLGARASGVGMLSIAVPESLKSLLVSHLPEALIVGCPETESGAIAHLQLPENTDLSSFNAIACGPGLTRDATPVVQEVIKSDRPLILDADGLNILAQMGAIATLKKRLAVTVLTPHTGEFQRLFPDVADAKDDRVKAVQEAAAQSGAVVLLKGARTAIANPQGGVWIVAESTPALARGGSGDVLTGLLGGLLAQAATKQIPVEDIVATAAWWHSQAGIIAAQERTELGVDAFTLTQYLMKIH
- the fdhD gene encoding formate dehydrogenase accessory sulfurtransferase FdhD, yielding MTMQTKSKTQATVWVMEKGQVRPRLDHLTTEEPLEIRLTPFQKTVAVTMRTPGADFELAAGFLYSEGVVSRREDIRRISYCVDELVDGEQRHNIVNVELRDGLIPDLQPLERHFYTSSACGVCGKASLEALRLRGCPMIPSGPTVTPEIVYSLPDKLRAAQGIFRATGGLHAAAIFDTQGNLLNLREDVGRHNALDKLIGSAFLSDELPLNNCIVLVSGRSSFEILQKSTTAGVPIVCSVSAPSSLAVSVAKEFGITLIGFLRGERFNIYTGLQRINTLEQQ